The Anopheles merus strain MAF chromosome 2L, AmerM5.1, whole genome shotgun sequence genome has a segment encoding these proteins:
- the LOC121592321 gene encoding chaperone protein DnaJ 2-like, protein MEEEKNLYVVLGVAREASLEEILAAYQRLAPMCREDSENYDPTDFPIQGLEQQEYWELLNHAYRTLIIPEMRARYDAGYPSEELPAPVRSRAESLALGSSAAIQPPPLIVPASEQVRPHSIVLQCPVQLEELFYGTRKDVSYQRLVNIAGQSELIYQTTSVNITPYMRDGEQIILRGLGNQIGAAQGDLLVVLRQFVHPSFSAKGNDLVCNCHIPLSVAVLGGIVVFRGIDNKTFRLMLDEPYPLLPPLVKVIEGEGMKTRHGRGKLVVKFYVQFLPVPTRLRDETANLLRQIEGAFKRAEDAYN, encoded by the exons atggaagaagagaaaaatttGTACGTCGTATTGGGAGTGGCACGTGAGGCTTCCCTGGAGGAAATCCTCGCtgc CTATCAACGGCTAGCACCAATGTGTCGGGAAGATTCGGAAAACTATGATCCGACGGATTTCCCGATCCAGGGTCTGGAGCAGCAAGAGTATTGGGAGCTGCTGAACCACGCATACCGCACGCTGA TCATTCCGGAGATGCGTGCCCGGTACGATGCTGGCTACCCTAGCGAGGAACTGCCTGCCCCGGTACGCTCCCGCGCTGAATCATTGGCCCTGGGCAG TTCGGCTGCCATCCAGCCACCCCCTTTGATCGTGCCCGCGTCGGAGCAGGTACGGCCACACTCCATCGTGCTACAATGTCCGGTCCAGCTGGAAGAGCTGTTCTACGGGACGCGGAAGGATGTCAGCTATCAACGGCTGGTAAACATTGCCGGCCAGTCGGAGCTCATCTATCAGACGACGTCGGTCAATATCACACCGTACATGCGCGATGGCGAACAGATCATACTGCGTGGGCTCGGCAACCAGATTGGAGCGGCGCAGGGTGACCTGCTGGTTGTGCTGCGCCAATTCGTACACCCGTCGTTCAGCGCCAAGGGCAACGATCTTGTCTGCAACTGTCACATACCGCTATCGGTTGCTGTGCTGGGCGGCATAGTCGTCTTCAGGGGCATCGACAACAAGACATTTCGGCTGATGTTGGACGAACCGTACCCGCTGCTTCCGCCACTAGTGAAGGTGATCGAGGGGGAGGGTATGAAGACGCGCCACGGGCGTGGAAAGCTGGTGGTGAAGTTTTACG TCCAGTTTCTACCAGTGCCAACCCGTCTGCGGGATGAAACCGCCAACCTGCTGCGTCAGATCGAGGGCGCATTCAAGCGCGCAGAGGACGCCTATAACTAG